A region of Ferruginibacter albus DNA encodes the following proteins:
- a CDS encoding glycosyltransferase, whose translation MAKKAFINECFTRIATKHSAHQFMFVADEEFDTNSLPKNCSSLIIGKPGNNNLLWQLWYNYKLTIKVRKIKASVLINTNGLCSLRSKTPQLLLVNDLAFLHYPKLLQKKVAAFYKKFAAPSYIKANNIVGISQSITKTLLEKYKVDESKMSIVSFGLNDLYQSIDFNERESIKEKYAEGKEYFLYAGSLSSIHNLFTLLKAFSFFKKRQKSNMQLLIAATNSNNEFDELLKTYKYRNDVKVLPAIAENELAKIIAAAYTYITVSLYNDFDMYLAAALKCNVPVIASDIEAFGETCDGAALYVDNSNHEDIADKMMLLFKDENKRNELIEKSRHQWQQFNWDKSAELLWQAILETV comes from the coding sequence GTGGCAAAAAAAGCTTTCATTAACGAATGTTTTACAAGAATTGCAACTAAACATTCTGCACATCAATTCATGTTTGTTGCAGATGAAGAATTTGATACAAATTCACTGCCTAAAAACTGTTCATCTCTTATTATCGGCAAGCCTGGCAACAACAATCTTTTATGGCAGCTTTGGTATAATTATAAACTTACAATAAAAGTTAGAAAAATAAAAGCATCAGTTTTAATTAATACAAACGGGTTATGTTCATTGCGAAGCAAAACGCCACAATTGTTATTGGTAAATGACCTGGCATTTCTGCACTATCCGAAATTGTTACAAAAGAAAGTTGCTGCATTTTATAAAAAATTTGCTGCGCCATCTTACATTAAAGCAAATAACATTGTTGGCATTTCTCAATCCATAACAAAAACTTTATTAGAGAAATACAAGGTTGATGAAAGCAAAATGAGCATTGTCTCTTTTGGGCTAAATGATCTATATCAGTCGATCGATTTTAATGAAAGAGAATCAATAAAAGAAAAATATGCAGAAGGCAAAGAATATTTTTTATACGCCGGTTCTCTAAGCAGCATTCATAATTTATTTACATTATTAAAAGCATTTTCTTTTTTCAAGAAACGGCAAAAAAGCAATATGCAATTACTAATTGCAGCAACTAATTCCAATAATGAGTTTGATGAATTGCTGAAAACATATAAATACCGAAACGATGTAAAAGTTTTGCCTGCGATCGCTGAAAATGAATTGGCAAAAATCATTGCAGCAGCTTATACATATATAACGGTATCGTTGTATAATGATTTTGATATGTATTTGGCAGCTGCATTAAAATGCAATGTTCCTGTTATTGCATCAGATATAGAAGCTTTTGGCGAAACATGCGATGGAGCGGCTTTATATGTTGATAATTCCAACCATGAAGACATTGCAGATAAAATGATGTTGCTATTTAAAGATGAGAACAAACGGAATGAGCTGATTGAAAAGTCCCGCCATCAATGGCAGCAGTTTAATTGGGATAAGTCTGCAGAGCTATTATGGCAGGCAATTTTAGAAACAGTATAG